From the genome of Etheostoma cragini isolate CJK2018 chromosome 23, CSU_Ecrag_1.0, whole genome shotgun sequence:
GCCTgtatatagcttttttttttactgggtAAGACTCTAATGTTAACCAGATGCGGTTAAAACGAAGGCCTGCAGACTGACATTCATGTCAACAAACCCGCCCCCACACCCACCAACATGGActgacacaaacagaaacacaaacgtATATGTAGTGCACACTCAGTCACATTTGTAAATGcaggaacacaaaaaaaggatgcaaaatcaataaaaaatgtcaacacagtcaCACAATCACAGAAATTGTATCATAATTGATGCTGGCAAGTTCTTTTTTGATTGCTCTGTAAGGAAAGAAGTTAATTAAAAGCATATCTTCTGGGTTATCTGAACAATTTCAACCTTCAAATGTTTCAGCTGTCAATGTCTTACCCACTCCACTGTAGATATGGCGCGATGCAGGGACTCAAGTGTTCTTCTCCTTCGCCGTGTGTCAGGGAGTACTGACCGCTCTGGGCAgctacaacaaatacaacaacaactgcTACAGGTCGGTGTCCTCACACACAGCACATCGGCACATTTACAGTTTCACATTCATGTGCTCTTTGACATCGCAGGCTCTTGTTCTTGGTGTGTTGTAGGGATTGTCTGGCCCTATGTTGCCTGAACAGTGCCACCAGTATCTTTGCTGGTTTTGCTGTGTTCTCGGTGCTGGGATTCATGGCTCATGACATGGGTGTCCCGATGAGTGAAGTCGTTTCTAGTGGTGCGTTCGTTCTATTTGTTGGATCTGAAATATCTCAAAGCAGCTGCTGTATTCCATTTGCATCGTTGGACTGCAATTAATATATCCTTTTCAGTATTGATTAatctgcaaaaatgttttttcgagcatcttcaaatgtctttgttgttgttttgtctaaacaacaataataaaagatTATATGTCATGTACAGAATATGAAAAAGCATTACATCCTTATTTTAAGAAGCCGGAAACAGCAAGTGTATGATATTAATAAAAGATGAATATAGattaaattaatataatttatatataatgtatatatatatatatatatatatatatatatatatatatatatatatatatatatatatatataatgtatatatatatatatatgtatatataacataattagtttgattatcaaaatagctgcCCATTAATTTTGACTTGAACAATCTACTAAACGCTGCAGCTCCATTGCACAGTGGCTTCAATTCTGGCAGTGGCAACAATAACCAACAATGTCCACAAGATGGCGTCTATGTTTACACGCAGTTAAAAGATTTTTACTCTGGTATAAGCTCTGGTGGCACAAGTTGTACCTTCTtctgccttttttgttgttatctGTTTTATGGTTATGTCATTTTTGTGGTGtgatttaattagttttttattttgttttggaaagCATTTAGCAAGGAAAATGTTGATCTTAAGTTATTAATAGTCAAAGGGGTCACAAGATAATTAGTACaacaaatatttttctttcccAACATTATGCAGGGTTACATTTTGCAGCACACTCTCATGTGTTCATAGCTGCATTGTCATGTGTTCTACAGGTCCTGGTCTGGTCTTCATAGTGTATCCAAGGGCTCTGTCGTTGCTGCCGGCCCCATCGTTCTGGGCTGTGCTCTTCTTCCTCATGGTCCTCTTCCTAGGCCTGGACACTCAGGTATTGCACGTAATGCATCAGTGTTTCAGTATCACGTTACATCCACAAATAATCTGTGTCTGTCctcacagtttgtgtgtgtggagagccTGGCCACAGCCATCACAGACATGTTCCCACGTCAGCTGAGAAGAAAGGGCGGCAGAGAGGTCCTGGCTCTGGTCATCGCCGCTTCCTGTTTTCTACTGGGGTTGCCACTCATCTCTGAGGTATGCAGCAGAGAGAGTAACAGGATGTTGGATTAAAGATTCTAAACATAAGATAATGCAAATAATTCAGGTGACAACATGTAGATTCACATGTGCAGTGCTGTGTGATAGATAGCAGAGCTCAAATTTCTGGACTTAGTTTTTCATTAAGCACCAGATTTAggtatatatgttttttattttaaactttagctcatgaccaaataccttttaaaaaagCAGCTGTAGTtggtgtttagtgctaattggCAAATATGAGCATGCTAAACAAAGATAATGAACATacttgctaaacatcagcatgttaacatgcacaTCAAAGCATCAGCGTAGCCTCACATAACTGCTAGCATGGCCGTAAACTCTTTGtgttccttaaaaaaaactaactcaaACAAAGCATAAACTTGCggtgtttttattataatttattttcaaatgggTGGTGTAAGGCAAAATGGAATTGGTAAAATTGTTAATAGAACACACACTTTATGCTACACTTTATTTAAGAATTAAATTTCCCGATGTATAACAGTTGTGGTAATCTCGTGAACTGGCGCACAGGAAATAGCAGAAAAgtccttttatttaattttgttttgttttgtgtttttctccttaTGTTTCAGGGAGGGATAGTCCTTTTCCGGCTGATTGACACCTACGGTCCGAGTGGAACCACCATCCTCATGATCGCCTGTTTTGAGACCATTATCATTGCCTGGGTGTATGGTAAAGCTAACCCTCACTGCACTACATGCTTACTTACAATGAACTGCATGTAACGGTGAACTACCGCTGCACTGCTCCTCAACACACAAGTCTTTTACTAACTTTAAATAATTTCGAAAGATCTAAATATCTAAAGCCTTTTACTTTAAGGTCTAACATTTTGCCAACAAAGGAACGTGTTTCATATGTGTAATGAACTTCCTGTATCTGTGCAATCTTATCTGTAAGAAGCCAGCTTCTGATAGCCAcagtttaatttttacattGAAAGAGCTCTACCAACAAAAGAAAGGACATTTTGATGAGTTTGAAAAGATAACAGGatcctgtgtttatttttcttttagagGATCTATAGTGAGTTCCTACCCCCCTCCCCCTTACTCATAATAATGCATAAAACACCACATATACTGCAGATGCACTCTTCTTAAGGCGTCTGTAAGAAGAGGATCTGTGAAAACACTGTGTCCTTGCTTTGTGTGCACTTTTTTCAGAGGCTTCAGTAAATCGTTTCTCTTTGTCATGGTGCCCAGACAATGAATCCTAACGACTCTGGTGATCACCTGACTTTAACTTTTGCACCATCATTGGGTCAATTTGTGTCCCAAATTACTTTGGGCAAATCCCTGCGAGGCTAATATCATTCCATCACCCTCAACTTTACTTTGTAGTTAGTCAACTGAAATACTGAATATAATGATAGAGACATGCACAAAAGAAACAAGTAATGTCTCCTGTAATAACTGAAAGTGTACTGTATACAGGAATGTACCATCAAAACCAAGGATTTTACCATGGCAATGGTAAAACACGTATATGTGATGACTTATTTAAGAGTAGACCTCTATATATCTATAACCAAACAGGCCATAGTGACATAGCTGCAGACTCTTATTCCTATTatcttgcattttattttgacacaacCATGTTTGATACTCTTAACAGCCTTGCTGTTACATGAGGTTACAATGACCTAACTTATAACTcacctacagtacattacagTTGTAGTGAGGTGAATAATCAGAACATGAGgtatttctctgttttattcaacaactcagtctgtctgtcagctgaGCGTAATGGTTGTTTGCAGAGAGTATCTTCGGCTAGAAGGATCAGTGCTCCATCTACTGAAATGAAACCAAAAGCAACACCTGCTGcagtatttaattcattttttttagtttcttctcCTCAAATGTGTCAGGATTTGTCAGAATTTGTCAGAAATATGCATTCTCCATTTCCATATTGCAGTCCTGCTCAGCCATCATTTCTAGTAAATCTTCTTCCAGCTCCTTCATTATCAGCAGTATTACAGGCTAAATTACAACATGTTGGTGGAGAATTCCTCTCTTCTTAtaattcagaatcagaatcagctttatttgccaggtatgaggacacatacgaggaatgtttctttggagcatcgttgctcacactgtgctcacacacaaaacaaccaaaacaaacatatacaaactaatatgtacacacaatatatacatactttaAACAGAGCAATttagaggcatgagtgaacagagttcaataaaaaatatttaaatatggagcatagtgcaaggatactgggataaatagtattaggTTATTAAGTTATTACATTACGATATGTACAACTCATCTCTCAGCGCATATGCATTGCATTCTTTTCTCAAGACAAGCAATTCCTTCATGGAACTGAAGGCATATTCCTAGGAAGAGCTCTCATGAAAAGTCCTGACCATTGGGGTTTAGAATCAGGATCGAGGCAGCTACACATCTGCTACTGCACAGTGATGCAGAGTGAGATATCAATCTGTTTCCGTAGCTGCTTCCTCATCCCGGCTTTGTTGTTTAGCCATTTGTTCAGCCTCTCTGCCTCTTCAGAGTGAGTCTGTGTTACGTGAGAAGAAACTTCCTCACCCAAATTTAAACGAGGCCACTCACTTTCCTCCTACACTCACATTAGTTTCAGGGGTTGATTAGTGTACCATTTTTGGAGTCGTGTCTGCTTTCCTAAATGGGTTCGACAACTCATTCCTTTATTGTGCATTTGCGAAAAAATCAATCCGTGGATGTTATTCCATCAGCCAGGTCATGCACCCGACTAATCTaatatcagtttgtttttaatgtctctccttctttctgtggttcttcttctccactCCTTTGCAGCTCAAGGTGAGCAGCTTTCTCATCTCCATCTCAGTCTTCCTCCTCGTTCACTCCTCCTCCACAGACCACTGCAgtcttcctttttctcctcaTTTGAACGACTTGATTTTTACTGAGATCAAATTTGGACTGGATACATGCTTTTTGTTCATTTGgaggtttttcttcttcctcttccctccCTACCTCCTTACTAGTTGTTCACTTATTTTCCATTGTGTGTCAAAACATCAAATTACATGTTCCCTAGCCACAAACCAGATGACACATCTGAACAACACAGACATTTAATAGTTTgcaaccaaaataaaaaccaaaaggaTATGTTAAATGATGTTACTTATGCCATTTTTCTAAATGCATAGCTGCAATTATAACTACAACTGAAAGATGATCCAGGAAGCGCACGAAAGCGGGACCCAAAGCATAATGTGGGGAGGCAAACGTCGGTGAATATCATTTTGCTACAGCGCCCCCTAAAGGCTGATCTTGGagtctttttattattttaaaaatgacccCTTAGGGGtcctggaccccctgttgaagatctctgcatGAGAGGGTAAGAAACAACCtgtgtaaagaaaagaaaaagaaataccacTGGATGTCACAAAGCTGAGGCTTCACCATCTCAGTCAGGTGGTCCCATGTGTTTAAGAGTCTTCcctgtaaaacaaaacattttgtgcCCCTTGATCGACTAACCCCTCCCGTCCATGACTTTGCAGGTGCAGACCGTTTCTATGACAACATTAAGGACATGATCGGGTACCTACCATTTCCCGTGTTGAAGTACTGCTGGCTGTTCATCACGCCGCTCATCTGTGGGGTGAGATAGTCACACCTGtgtcacatctctctctcttattgATCCATCTACTCTTAATGTCTATTTCCATTCATGGTttcatgtgtatttattatagtCTACCTTATATCACTCCTGAACACAGATCTTTTGCTGCCCCTTatcttttttcttcctgttccCCTTCTCTCCTGGCCTCACTGTCTTTGCCGAGCGTTTCACATACTTTATTTTGTCACATCAGTATTTATGCTTGAGCTCACATATGGTAAAGAAAAGGTGAGAAGTGGACTCATCggttttaaaacacacttcactGCGTGATGAGTACAACATCAGAAGGTTCAGCAGGCATATTCATTCTCAACAGGAGTCGACAAGTCAGTTTAAGGAGCATACTGGTGTGTTTAAGCCACACAAATCAAATACAATTTATGATACACAAATGCTGtccattttctgtttgtttttttccttctgcctCGTAGTTCACAGTATTACCGTGTAGTAGCCTAGTTGAAAATGTGGATGATTATTGCacagatttgtctttttctgtcagctcattgttttggttttgtcacAGCTCTCATCAACCTGAAGTTGAAATGAAACCTGTAGATAAATGATATAGAGAGATGAACTATTAGCAGAAGCTAAGCCTTTGCAAGTTGGAGAAACGCCCCATAATTGCATGTGCCTATTTACCTGATTCAAAATGTTGATAACATTTAAGTTTTTCACCATTTGATTCAAGTGTGATTTTAAACAGAggattttattatatttactttGAGAGAGCTTACGTTCCACTTCTTTCTATACAGCACTTTATTCAAGTAAGCCCTCTAACATGACCCTTTCTTGTCCCCTAGGTCACACTGCTGTATGACCTAACCCAATCACAGAGTCTCATTGTGTACGGTTATAAACCTGGCATCTGGGGTGACATATTTGGAGCGCTACTTATCATCACTCCACTGATTTGCATCccagttttctttttgatcTCACTCTGTAAGGTGAGTGAATTTGTCACAATTGTCTCAATTTGTATTTGAAGTTGTCAATTTTCTGAGCACTTAACTGTTGTACTGTGATGGGTGCATGTTTCATAGTCTATATtgttgacgttccacttccgggattgctcctgTGCTGTTGGAAATCCCGctggatgcatgtcttttcaccgatgtccgtttccttccgctttctttgtgttggaatttcaaAGTCCGGTGGATTTACGATGACTATGGTTGCtatacctgctcctcagatctctgcagggttaattgagacagccagctagactatctgttaaACGAGAGTATTCTCTTGCACGACTAATACgacttttgaacgtacatgttacaccaaaacaagttccttcctgagggtATTTTGCAGCGGTTCCGTGCAGAGCTTATGATTGTGACTGTTTtcaagaaatgccaatacaccagagcacgtttttcacCCAACTTGGAtagctgtgtggactagccagatcctcctccGCAGCATGTAGAGGCTGGTCTGGCAAACCGAGACTAATGTTTCataacattgtgttttaattgcatttCCCTCCTAACAATCAGAATCGACAAAAAATGACTACACCATCCAGTGATCTGCGTCAGGCTCAACCGCACAAGCCAATTCTCACACTGTGTAACAACGTCATCTTCAAGGCACAGTTGAAGGCAAACAGACATGTGGAGGAAAGCAACGACAAGCTGGTGATGGAGGAAGCCAGCATGGTTTGATGGTCACTGATGAACAGACCTGCAGCAAAGTTGTGCGTAGATGTCATCAATTGAATTGTAGAAATatgtcacaacaacaaaacaaaaaacatgtattttttagtCAAATGCAAAATTGTTCAAAGGTTTACACATTTCATGAGTATTCAGGGACGGTTGTGTTTTTATGCTGTATTACATCTTTTTGGTACATTAGTATTTTAATACTTAATTTTTGGAATTAATAATAATGGAAAATTCCCAtgcaatatacatttttctataCACCTATAATCCTATCTACTGTAAGTGGCTTACAAAAGTACTTCACTGATTTCACTCTCATACTGCAATACTGTGGGACTCTGAGTGGACAGAACCagaaataacatattttttattccaaACATTGTCTCAATACTCCTAAAAATCTGGCACCTACtgtacattacccacaatgcaatcTGAATGCTGACAGTTGGGTCGAAAATGTCAGTGTGTCATACGAGAAACGGCTAATGTAGCCTTGAGTTGCTAGCCTCAAAGCGAGATGAGGATGTGACCACAGCGGTCTGGTTTGCTTCCTGGCAGCTTCCTCTGGTGCCACAAAAGACATTAAACAACTTTTTCACAAATGTAGTCATACTCACAAAGACCCTTAAACa
Proteins encoded in this window:
- the LOC117938782 gene encoding sodium- and chloride-dependent betaine transporter-like, yielding MTEETATGAPAGVSEPDKVEAEEGVQPRGKWANNMEFIFSMAGEIIGLGNVWRFPYLCYRNGGGVFLIPYFVFLFFCGIPVFFLETALGQYTSEGGVTAWRKICPMSEGLGIASQVIVLYLNIYYIVVLAWAIFYLYQSFKSPLPWSTCDNWWNTETCHSHSSVFSNPHLFQPGSNWSFLYNNTSPPDYFENLTFTSEMDPFPPGRSPEEEFWINRVLRMSDDMSLGKINWDLAVCLLLAWIMCYFCIFKGIKSSGKVVYFTATFPYLMLLILFIRGVTLPGAGEGLRYYLTPDFSKITDPGIWRDAGTQVFFSFAVCQGVLTALGSYNKYNNNCYRDCLALCCLNSATSIFAGFAVFSVLGFMAHDMGVPMSEVVSSGPGLVFIVYPRALSLLPAPSFWAVLFFLMVLFLGLDTQFVCVESLATAITDMFPRQLRRKGGREVLALVIAASCFLLGLPLISEGGIVLFRLIDTYGPSGTTILMIACFETIIIAWVYGADRFYDNIKDMIGYLPFPVLKYCWLFITPLICGVTLLYDLTQSQSLIVYGYKPGIWGDIFGALLIITPLICIPVFFLISLCKNRQKMTTPSSDLRQAQPHKPILTLCNNVIFKAQLKANRHVEESNDKLVMEEASMV